In a genomic window of Erigeron canadensis isolate Cc75 chromosome 5, C_canadensis_v1, whole genome shotgun sequence:
- the LOC122599407 gene encoding uncharacterized protein LOC122599407, which produces MGSLLPAEGDQPKFSQLYIFDSENEEANRERAVSSGTKTSRPAKNELKRDTINILKIMLDGCNPLVKSFRMVRDCVKDNEWQDVSLKLIANRNKDGRIYNLPTTSEVAGLIIGDIDSVLDSRDIILRKQSGGLQRISELHPSYLALQYPLIFPFGEDGYRLGIKHRGIAQDSNKPRTKLTMREFFCYTIQDRPGEYSLLLHAQKLFHQFVVDSYTMVEADRLSYVKGNQKKLRTDTFQNLTTNVENGTTDASSTGKRILLPSSFTGGSRYMMQKYLDAMAICKSVGYPDLFITVTCNPNWPEIYRCLVDKNLTPEDRPDIIARMFKIKLDEIINDFVKEKFFGEVQAVIYTVEFQKRGLPHAHICLFLAVANKFPRATDVDKYISAEIPNKKEDPELYALVKQFMMHGPCGDDNPNCPCMVRGKCTKNFPKKWKDETAVDSEGYPVYRRRNTGNTLEKNGVLLDNGMVVPYNATLLRRYQCHINVEWCNQSGSIKYLFKYINKGPDRVTSTVYQTNTDQTTTDKNKPKDEVNNYLDCRYVSAFEACWRIFSFDIHYRHPPVEILPFHKENEQSIVYDDQAQLCDVVSNLTVKRSMFLEWMKLNAEDSFARTLKYVQIPQFYVWIRKTRKWQRRTVEGHGSIGRISYVPSSLGDVYYLKILLNHVVGPKSFKELLTVNGRICKSYKEACFKMGLLDDDKEYVDAILEASHWATASYLRTFFVQLLLSTSVARPDDLWNKTCKVLSEDILHMQRRILNCPGNYIISLHTCFNICISI; this is translated from the exons ATGGGTAGTCTGCTACCTGCGGAAGGTGATCAACCGAAGTTCTCacaactttatatatttgaCTCTGAAAATGAAGAGGCTAATAGAGAAAGAGCTGTCAG TTCTGGTACTAAAACTTCAAGACCTGCCAAAAATGAACTGAAACGTGATACAATCAACATACTAAAGATAATGTTAGATGGTTGCAACCCACTTGTGAAATCCTTCAGGATGGTAAGAGATTGTGTTAAAGACAATGAATGGCAAGATGTAAGTCTAAAACTTATTGCCAACAGAAATAAAGATGGTCGAATTTACAACTTGCCGACAACTTCTGAAGTAGCTGGATTAATAATTGGAGACATAGATTCAGTACTTGATTCACGGGACATTATATTGAGAAAGCAGTCTGGTGGTCTTCAAAGGATAAGTGAATTACATCCTTCTTATCTGGCTCTTCAATATCCACTCATCTTTCCATTTGGAGAAGATGGTTATCGGCTAGGAATCAAGCACAGAGGTATTGCACAAGATTCAAACAAACCAAGAACAAAACTTACTATGAGGGAATTCTTTTGTTACACAATACAAGACAGACCTGGGGAGTATTCACTCTTACTTCATGCACAAAAACTTTTTCATCAGTTTGTGGTGGACAGTTACACAATGGTAGAGGCTGATCGACTGTCATACGTTAAAGGTAACCAGAAAAAGCTCAGAACTGATACTTTCCAGAATTTGACGACAAATGTCGAGAATGGAACCACAGATGCCTCATCAACTGGTAAACGTATATTACTTCCTTCATCTTTTACCGGTGGGAGCAGGTACATGATGCAAAAGTACTTGGATGCGATGGCTATATGCAAGTCAGTGGGCTATCCAGATTTGTTCATTACTGTTACTTGTAATCCCAATTGGCCAGAGATTTACCGTTGTTTGGTTGATAAAAATCTCACTCCTGAAGACCGGCCGGATATAATTGCTAGAATGTTCAAGATAAAATTGGATGAAATCATAAACGATTTTGTGAAGGAGAAATTCTTTGGCGAAGTACAAGCAG TTATTTACACGGTGGAATTTCAAAAAAGGggtcttcctcatgctcatatttgtttgttcttaGCTGTTGCAAACAAGTTTCCTCGTGCAACCGATGTAGATAAATACATTAGTGCTGAAATACCAAACAAAAAAGAAGACCCAGAATTGTATGCACTTGTCAAACAATTCATGATGCATGGACCTTGCGGAGATGATAATCCCAACTGTCCATGTATGGTTAGAGGAAAATGTACAAAGAATTTCCCAAAGAAATGGAAGGATGAAACTGCTGTGGATTCAGAAGGGTATCCTGTATATAGACGTCGAAATACTGGGAATACCCTTGAAAAAAATGGGGTCCTTCTTGATAATGGCATGGTTGTCCCTTATAATGCTACACTTCTGCGAAGATACCAGTGCCACATTAATGTAGAATGGTGCAACCAATCAGGATCAATTAAGTATTTGTTCAAGTATATAAACAAAGGTCCTGATCGAGTTACATCAACTGTGTATCAAACCAATACAGATCAAACAACAACTGATAAGAACAAACCCAAAGATGAGGTTAACAATTACTTGGATTGCAG GTACGTTTCTGCTTTTGAAGCATGTTGGCGAATATTCTCCTTTGATATTCATTATAGGCATCCTCCAGTGGAAATTTTGCCATTTCACAAAGAAAATGAACAAAGCATAGTTTATGATGATCAAGCACAGTTATGTGATGTGGTTTCGAATCTAACAGTCAAACGTTCAATGTTCCTGGAATGGATGAAATTAAATGCAGAGGATAGCTTTGCCAGAACATTGAAATATGTGCAAATACCTCAGTTTTATGTTTGGATACGTAAGACTAGGAAATGGCAACGAAGAACTGTGGAAGGACATGGTTCTATAGGGAGGATATCATATGTCCCTTCGTCCCTTGGTGATGTATATTATTTGAAAATCTTGCTAAATCATGTTGTTGGCCCGAAATCTTTTAAGGAACTACTTACAGTGAATGGACGTATATGTAAAAGTTACAAAGAAGCATGTTTCAAGATGGGCCTTTTAGACGATGATAAAGAATATGTTGATGCAATTTTGGAAGCATCTCATTGGGCAACAGCATCATATCTTAGAACTTTCTTTGTCCAATTACTACTTTCAACCTCTGTAGCCCGGCCCGATGATTTATGGAACAAAACATGCAAAGTTCTAAGTGAAGATATTTTACACATGCAAAGGAGAATCTTAAACTGCCCAGGTAATTACATTATCTCTTTACATACGTGTTTCAATATATGCATTTCCATTTAA
- the LOC122599410 gene encoding uncharacterized protein LOC122599410, which yields MATNKITLVEQLDASKDFINMKVKIIRRWINQIQRLEMVLVDEKGAKIQCSIKKDLVPMFDKVIKEDAAVIIKRFGVGKNDNPFPVVPHKLKCNFYKTTEVQHGVPFTYSGYGFSFLPFNEITLTKARDKDVLNIDVIGCVSWCGNLEVFKSATQTSKRFNMELKDLDGRTQRCTLWNDYAVQFNANLEQNKSEEHVIAILQHALINEWKENLTVQTDKFGTRIFINEDIQEANDFRRRYDNVPA from the exons ATGGCCACCAACAAAATAACTCTTGTGGAGCAATTAGATGCATCAAAGGATTTCATAAACATGAAAGTGAAGATAATCCGCCGATGGATTAATCAAATTCAAAGGCTTGAGATGGTGTTGGTTGATGAAAAg GGTGCAAAGATTCAATGTTCTATCAAGAAGGACTTGGTTCCTATGTTTGATAAAGTGATCAAGGAAGATGCTGCTGTGATTATCAAGCGATTTGGTGTTGGAAAAAACGATAACCCCTTCCCTGTCGTCCCACATAAACTAAAGTGTAACTTTTACAAAACTACTGAAGTGCAACATGGTGTGCCTTTTACATACAGTGGCTATGGTTTCTCATTCTTGCCTTTCAATGAGATTACTTTGACTAAGGCTAGAGATAAAGATGTCCTCAACATTG ATGTCATTGGTTGTGTAAGTTGGTGTGGAAATCTTGAGGTATTCAAGTCAGCAACTCAAACAAGCAAGAGGTTTAACATGGAGTTGAAAGATTTGGA TGGTAGAACCCAGCGTTGCACTTTGTGGAATGATTATGCAGTTCAGTTTAATGCCAATCTGGAGCAGAACAAATCTGAAGAGCATGTCATTGCCATCTTGCAACATGCTCTCATTAATGAATGGAAGG AAAACTTGACAGTTCAAACTGATAAATTTGGTACaagaatttttataaatgaagATATCCAAGAGGCTAATGACTTTAGGAGGAGGTATGACAATGTTCCtgcataa
- the LOC122602135 gene encoding cytidine deaminase 1-like, which produces MTQPPPPQSKYIISAIEATSMAESQNLTIPQLLPSLVKSAQNLAVPSISKFPVGAVGLDSDGRIFLGANMEFHGLPLHHTIHAEQFLITNLAAHGGGPKLLYVAVSAAPCGHCRQFFQELRGISETQIVITDKDQEDHVYKPILSILPDPFGPYDLLDKETPLILEKHDNQIFLKDQNFIVQNEKTPDLSNGVYELIIKNQESLKKEAFAAARESHAPYSGCPSGVALMDSEGRVYKGSYMESAAHNPSMMPLQAALVGYMVAGGGGGYERIVAAVLVEKEGEGVLVRQEETARLLLKHISPKCDFQVLHCD; this is translated from the coding sequence ATGACTCAACCACCACCGCCACAATCAAAATACATAATCTCCGCCATAGAAGCTACATCAATGGCTGAATCACAAAACCTCACCATCCCTCAGCTCCTACCATCACTTGTCAAATCAGCCCAAAATCTCGCCGTCCCATCCATTTCCAAATTCCCCGTCGGCGCCGTCGGCTTAGACTCAGACGGCCGTATCTTTCTTGGCGCCAATATGGAATTCCATGGTCTCCCACTTCACCATACCATCCATGCCGAACAGTTTCTTATTACCAACCTCGCCGCACACGGCGGCGGCCCTAAGCTGCTTTACGTCGCTGTCTCCGCCGCCCCTTGTGGACATTGCCGCCAATTTTTTCAAGAACTCCGGGGAATCTCCGAAACCCAGATTGTAATCACTGATAAAGATCAAGAAGACCATGTTTATAAGCCCATTTTATCCATTTTGCCTGACCCATTTGGTCCTTATGATTTGTTAGATAAAGAAACGCCATTAATtcttgaaaaacatgataatcAAATTTTTCttaaagatcaaaactttatcGTCCAAAATGAAAAAACACCGGATTTATCAAATGGGGTTTATGAGTTGATTATTAAAAACCAGGAGTCTTTGAAAAAAGAGGCATTTGCGGCGGCGCGTGAGTCACACGCGCCGTACAGTGGTTGTCCGTCAGGTGTGGCATTGATGGATAGTGAAGGGAGAGTGTATAAAGGTTCGTATATGGAGTCTGCGGCGCATAACCCGAGTATGATGCCGTTACAGGCGGCGTTGGTGGGGTATATGGTGgccggaggtggtggtggttatgAGAGGATAGTAGCGGCGGTGTTGGTGGAGAAGGAAGGGGAAGGAGTGTTGGTGAGGCAAGAGGAGACGGCTAGATTGCTATTGAAACACATTTCACCAAAATGTGATTTCCAAGTTCTTCATTGTGATTGA
- the LOC122599592 gene encoding ectonucleotide pyrophosphatase/phosphodiesterase family member 1-like encodes MGLDSLELKPSPLATQEEPPPPLNHHSDQSTSLLPPSTTTTTGTTKPITILLFSLFLTTCISISAAVTFAFLFFSAVKPTITTAAAVQTSRKLTHPVVILISSDGFRFGYQFKTPTPNIHILINNGTEAQTGLIPVYPTLTFPNHYSIATGLYPAYHGIVNNRFLDPETGDIFTMSSHEPKWWLGEPIWETISNHGLKAATYFWPGSEVKKGSWDCPDKYCAAYNESVPFEDRVDTILGYFDLPNDEIPVFMTLYFEDPDHQGHQVGPDDIQVTEAVGNIDGLIGRLINGLESRGVFQDVTIIMVGDHGMVGTCDQKLIFLDDLASFVKIPAEWVQYYTPVLSILPPPDQSASDVVKKMNQGLSSGKVKNGDKLKMYLKEDLPERLHYSESDRIPPILGLVEEGFKVEQMDSKSKECGGAHGYDNVFFSMRTIFIGHGPRFPRGIKVPSFENIEIYNLITSILNIKGAPNNGSSSFAKSVLLPHHHH; translated from the coding sequence ATGGGCCTAGATTCTTTGGAGCTAAAACCTTCACCATTAGCAACCCAAGAagaaccaccaccaccactcaaCCACCACTCAGATCAATCCACGTCACTCctaccaccatccaccaccaccaccaccggaaCAACAAAACCCATCACCATCCTCCTCTTCTCCCTCTTCCTCACCACCTGCATTTCCATTTCTGCCGCCGTCACATTCGCCTTCCTTTTCTTCTCCGCCGTAAAACccaccatcaccaccgccgccgccgtccAAACATCTCGGAAACTCACTCACCCAGTTGTCATCCTCATTTCCTCTGATGGGTTTCGTTTTGGTTACCAATTTAAAACCCCAACTCCAAATATACACATTTTGATCAACAATGGAACCGAAGCCCAAACCGGGCTTATTCCGGTTTATCCCACTTTAACTTTCCCAAACCATTACTCAATTGCAACTGGGCTATACCCTGCTTATCATGGAATtgttaataaccggtttcttGACCCGGAAACAGGGGACATTTTCACAATGTCTAGTCATGAGCCCAAATGGTGGTTAGGTGAACCCATTTGGGAAACCATTTCAAATCATGGGTTGAAAGCTGCTACTTATTTCTGGCCCGGGTCAGAAGTTAAAAAGGGTTCTTGGGATTGCCCGGATAAGTATTGTGCTGCGTATAATGAATCCGTGCCTTTTGAGGACCGGGTTGATACGATTTTGGGTTATTTTGATTTGCCTAATGATGAGATTCCGGTTTTTATGACATTGTATTTTGAAGACCCTGATCATCAGGGTCATCAAGTTGGTCCTGATGATATTCAAGTTACTGAAGCTGTTGGTAATATTGATGGGTTGATTGGCAGGTTGATTAATGGGCTAGAAAGTCGCGGTGTTTTTCAAGATGTTACGATTATTATGGTTGGTGATCATGGTATGGTTGGCACTTGTGatcaaaagttgatttttttagATGATTTAGCTTCTTTTGTCAAAATTCCTGCTGAATGGGTTCAGTATTATACTCCTGTGTTATCCATCCTTCCACCTCCAGATCAATCTGCTTCTGatgttgtaaaaaaaatgaaccaAGGCTTGAGTTCTGGGAAGGTCAAGAACGGCGATAAGTTGAAAATGTATCTGAAAGAAGACCTTCCGGAAAGGTTGCATTATTCGGAAAGTGATAGGATACCTCCCATTTTAGGGTTAGTGGAAGAAGGGTTTAAGGTTGAACAAATGGACTCGAAGAGCAAGGAATGTGGGGGTGCACACGGATACGACAATGTTTTTTTCTCTATGCGGACAATATTTATTGGTCATGGCCCTCGATTTCCTAGAGGTATAAAAGTGCCATCTTTTGAGAATATCGAAATATACAACTTGATTACTTCGATTCTTAACATAAAAGGAGCTCCCAACAATGGGTCATCATCGTTTGCTAAGAGTGTGCTTTtgcctcatcatcatcattga
- the LOC122602284 gene encoding ectonucleotide pyrophosphatase/phosphodiesterase family member 1-like, with the protein MGLDSLKLKPITIILFFFLTTCIAICDAVQTSRKLNHPVVILISADGFRFGYQFKTPTPNIHILINNGTEAQTGLIPVYPTLTFPNHYSIATGLYPAYHGIVNNRFLDPIAGDTFTLSSHEPKWWLGEPIWETVSNHGLQAATYFWPGSEVKKGSWDCPKKYCAAYNESVPFEERVDTVLGYFDLPNDEIPVFMTLYFEDPDSQGHQVGPDDVQVTKAVSRIDGLIGRLINGLESRGVFQDVTIIMVGDHGMVGTCDQKLIFLDDLASFVKIPAEWVQYYTPVLSIRPPLNQSVSDIVNKMNQGLSSGKVKNGDKLKIYLKEDLPKRLHYSESDRITPILGLVEEGFKVEQKDSKTMQCAGAHGYDNAFFSMRTIFIGYGPRFPRGIKVPSFENIEIYNLITSILNINGAPNNGSSSFAKSVLLPHHHH; encoded by the coding sequence ATGGGCCTAGATTCTTTAAAGCTAAAACCCATCACCATaatcctcttcttcttcctcacCACCTGCATTGCCATTTGTGACGCCGTCCAAACATCCCGGAAACTCAATCACCCAGTTGTCATCCTCATTTCCGCAGATGGGTTTCGTTTTGGTTACCAATTCAAAACTCCAACCCCAAATATACACATTTTGATCAACAATGGAACCGAAGCCCAAACCGGGCTGATTCCAGTTTATCCCACTTTAACTTTCCCAAATCATTACTCAATTGCAACTGGGCTATACCCTGCTTATCATGGAATTGTAAATAACCGGTTTCTTGACCCAATAGCAGGGGACACTTTCACCTTGTCTAGTCATGAGCCCAAATGGTGGTTAGGTGAACCCATTTGGGAAACAGTTTCAAAtcatggattgcaagctgcAACTTATTTCTGGCCCGGGTCCGAAGTTAAAAAAGGTTCTTGGGATTGCCCAAAAAAGTATTGTGCTGCGTATAATGAATCCGTGCCATTTGAAGAACGGGTTGATACAGTTTTGGGTTATTTTGATTTGCCTAATGATGAGATTCCGGTTTTTATGACATTGTATTTTGAAGACCCTGATAGTCAGGGTCATCAAGTTGGTCCTGATGATGTTCAAGTTACTAAAGCTGTTAGTAGGATTGATGGGTTGATTGGCAGGTTGATTAATGGGCTAGAAAGTCGCGGCGTTTTTCAAGATGTTACAATTATAATGGTTGGTGATCACGGTATGGTTGGCACTTGTGATCAAAAATTGATCTTCTTAGATGATTTAGCTTCTTTTGTCAAGATTCCTGCCGAATGGGTTCAGTATTATACTCCCGTGCTATCCATCCGTCCACCTCTGAATCAATCGGTTTCTGATATAGTGAACAAAATGAACCAAGGTTTAAGTTCTGGGAAGGTCAAGAACGGCGATAAATTGAAAATCTATCTGAAAGAAGACCTTCCTAAAAGGCTGCATTATTCAGAAAGCGATAGGATAACTCCGATTTTAGGGTTAGTGGAAGAAGGGTTTAAGGTGGAACAAAAGGACTCAAAGACCATGCAATGTGCGGGCGCACACGGGTATGACAATGCGTTTTTCTCCATGCGAACAATATTTATTGGTTATGGCCCTCGATTTCCTAGAGGTATAAAAGTGCCATCTTTTGAGAATATCGAAATATACAACTTGATTACTTCGATTCTTAACATAAATGGAGCTCCCAACAATGGGTCATCATCGTTTGCTAAGAGTGTGCTTTtgcctcatcatcatcattga
- the LOC122600197 gene encoding mediator of RNA polymerase II transcription subunit 7a: protein MATATYPPPPPYYRLYKDYEQDPSSAPEPPPPIEGTYLLYGSNYTTDDVLPSLEDQGVRQLYPKGPNLDFKKELRSLNRELQLHILELADILIERPSQYARRVEEISLIFKNLHHLLNSLRPHQARATLIHILELQIQRRKQAVEDIKRRREEAQRLLKEAVGTLEGQ, encoded by the exons ATGGCGACTGCTACTTATCCACCTCCACCCCCATATTATCGTCTCTACAAGGATTATGAACAAGATCCTAGCTCTGCTCCAGAACCTCCTCCTCCTATTGAAGGGACTTACCTCCTATATGGCTCTAATTACACT ACTGATGATGTATTGCCAAGTTTAGAAGATCAGGGCGTTCGTCAGTTGTACCCAAAAGGACCAAATCTTG ATTTTAAGAAAGAGTTGAGGTCACTTAATCGGGAACTCCAGCTGCATATTTTGGAGCTAGCTGATATTTTGATCGAACGGCCTTCACAATATGCAAGAAGAGTGGAAGAAATTTCTCTAATATTCAAGAATTTGCATCACCTTCTCAATTCTTTACGTCCACACCAG GCCAGGGCAACACTCATTCACATACTCGAACTTCAGATACAAAGACGAAAACAAGCTGTAGAGGACATTAAGAG GAGGAGAGAAGAAGCACAAAGACTTCTCAAGGAGGCGGTTGGGACATTGGAGGGACAATAG
- the LOC122601927 gene encoding uncharacterized protein LOC122601927 produces MESWIPLVNIFMNSPSPETTPAALRFLLQSPNISTSSFLSLLIKPTNSSRFIWLQTLPNVVQARILSFLVYHHDKFNKQDLSKLATHLLSDDNNNKVKIDFWVKKAARQLFDLVSDSNYKWVSCFNLDSQEDNVDNGKFDEDIIGGVLPDWLKNAAASNENDSVFPWTPVSVDDVLNTRMPDVLFEEDDDGGDDDDELMVEVEDGEEDGNRELAGVDVEMVHLDRETEEKAEFLKMKILNLGSNLKAAELVDDIRKLCVEEKGNSLKVLGLIEIWNADDEIVPIMLSGLSDGNEEDFVLASDVVCSVVLPKFLNLEKSASRVLVSATIDYCRVHHKAAVYALLFPLILHKDGINSSICDVITRIVKECLHPAHVSAFCQKLLCEEKVYGKGYICLPCHQHLVSKELVWTESLFNMFQNILNHNVHLTQDSVDRLVFHIQESATMFSKSLKFANFLLCFITKCAPLLKIHKVELSEAVGNTTSFLTKSILSKLASI; encoded by the exons ATGGAATCATGGATTCCATTagtgaacattttcatgaacTCACCTTCCCCTGAAACAACACCAGCAGCATTACGCTTCCTTCTTCAATCTCCAAACATTTCCACTTCCTCTTTCCTCTCTCTCCTCATCAAACCCACCAATTCTTCCAG GTTTATATGGCTGCAAACATTACCCAATGTAGTTCAAGCTAGAATTCTATCATTTCTTGTTTACCATCATGACAAATTCAATAAACAAGATTTATCTAAACTTGCAACACATTTGTTGTCTgacgataataataacaaagtaAAGATTGATTTTTGGGTCAAGAAAGCCGCCCGCCAACTGTTTGATCTTGTGTCTGACTCAAATTACAAATGGGTTTCTTGTTTTAATCTTGATTCTCAAGAAGATAATGTTGATAATGGTAAGTTTGATGAGGATATTATTGGTGGGGTTTTACCTGACTGGCTTAAGAATGCTGCTGCTAGTAATGAAAATGATTCCGTTTTTCCTTGGACTCCGGTTTCTGTTGATGACGTGTTGAATACGAGAATGCCGGATGTTTtgtttgaagaagatgatgatggtggtgatgatgatgatgaattgatggTGGAAGTTGAAGACGGTGAAGAAGACGGGAACCGTGAATTGGCTGGCGTTGATGTTGAAATGGTTCATTTAGACCGTGAAACAGAGGAAAAGGCCGAGTTTTTGAAGATGAAGATACTGAACTTGGGGTCGAATTTAAAAGCTGCAGAGTTAGTGGATGATATTCGGAAACTATGTGTTGAAGAAAAGGGAAATTCTTTGAAAGTATTGGGATTGATTGAAATATGGAATGCAGATGATGAAATCGTTCCAATTATGCTGTCTGGTCTTTCGGATGGAAACGAAGAAGACTTTGTGTTGGCAAGTGATGTCGTATGCTCGGTTGTGCTTCCAAAGTTTTTGAATCTTGAAAAATCAGCTTCTCGTGTGCTAGTATCTGCAACGATCGACTACTGTAGGGTGCATCATAAGGCTGCTGTGTATGCACTTTTATTTCCGCTAATCCTTCACAAAGATGGCATCAACAGCTCCATATGTGATGTGATCACAAGGATTGTTAAAGAATGTTTGCACCCTGCTCACGTTTCTGCCTTCTGTCAAAAGCTACTTTGTGAAGAAAAAGTATATGGAAAAGGATATATATGCCTGCCGTGCCATCAGCATTTGGTTTCAAAAGAACTGGTATGGACTGAATCGTTGTTTAATATGTTCCAGAATATCTTGAATCATAATGTTCATTTGACTCAAGATTCTGTTGATCGGCTTGTTTTCCATATACAAGAATCTGCTACGATGTTTTCAAAGTCTTTGAAGTTTGCAAATTTCTTGTTATGTTTCATTACCAAGTGTGCTCCTTTGTTAAAGATTCATAAGGTGGAACTGTCTGAAGCTGTGGGGAACACAACCAGTTTTTTGACAAAATCGATATTATCAAAACTGGCTAGTATTTAA
- the LOC122599413 gene encoding uncharacterized protein LOC122599413, translating into MRVKHLGLLPNLLSFPLLPPRPPPPRPRPRPAPTPTPTSTPTPAGGPTTDDSDSDLPMSFSELFELALPEIGVQRKVDASATEGSKVASKQLQAVEHKISEFKAVLKKRLADPKTSEPIRECLSQCQENFEDAIDGVKSSIESIDKKNIPKANIDVSAVSTDVDTCNDCFIEMIGEDKEIKAFDDWVRGVTGDCLVNLQKH; encoded by the exons ATGAGAG TGAAGCATCTCGGTCTCCTTCCAAATCTCCTTTCCTTTCCCCTTCTCCCACCCCGGCCCCCGCCCCCACGCCCACGCCCACGGCCCGCACCGACCCCTACTCCTACATCGACACCGACCCCTGCCGGTGGGCCAACAACGGACGATAGTGATAGTGATCTCCCTATGTCTTTTTCGGAACTTTTTGAACTTGCATTGCCAGAAATCGGTGTACAAAGGAAAGTTGACGCATCCGCGACTGAAGGGTCTAAAGTTGCTAGCAAACAACTACAAGCAGTTGAACATAAAATTAGTGAGTTCAAAGCCGTCCTCAAGAAACGATTAGCAGACCCAAAAACATCTGAACCGATACGGGAGTGCCTTAGTCAATGCCAAGAGAATTTTGAGGATGCCATTGATGGTGTCAAATCAAGCATTGAAAGTATCGACAAAAAGAACATTCCTAAGGCGAATATCGATGTCAGCGCGGTCTCGACCGACGTGGACACGTGTAACGATTGTTTTATTGAGATGATTGGTGAAGATAAAGAGATCAAAGCATTTGATGATTGGGTTCGAGGGGTCACAGGAGATTGCCTAGTCAATCTCcaaaagcattga